In Microbacterium pumilum, the following proteins share a genomic window:
- a CDS encoding substrate-binding domain-containing protein produces MKKSAFLPAVALAGAAAVMLAGCSSGGGGGTPSESGGGDAAGGRACVILPDAASSPRWENFDRKYLQETLEGEGFEVDIQNAQGDVAKYATIAEQQLTQGCDVMLLVDYQGAAEAVATKAKAEGIPVVAYDRPFKGADVYVSFDNEEVGRMQGQMVLDGLETEGIAPADAIVVYMGGDPTDGNAKMFHDGAVEVMEAAGITAAAEPPGVWSQEDSQTNFEQALTGLGGKVDGVWVANDTNAAGVIKVLQDNNLKGVAVSGQDANVAGLQNILLGWQTATVWKQVNLEADAAIAAAIALVNGETPDAPAQLDDGTPYITVPPTRVGADGVKDVVAAGDAAYDDVCTPDVMAACEENGVTE; encoded by the coding sequence ATGAAGAAGTCTGCATTTCTTCCCGCAGTAGCACTTGCCGGTGCTGCCGCGGTGATGCTCGCCGGCTGTTCCAGCGGCGGCGGCGGCGGAACCCCGAGCGAAAGCGGCGGCGGCGACGCCGCAGGCGGTCGCGCATGTGTCATCCTCCCCGACGCGGCATCCTCGCCGCGCTGGGAGAACTTCGACCGCAAGTACCTGCAGGAGACTCTCGAGGGCGAAGGCTTCGAGGTCGACATCCAAAACGCTCAGGGTGACGTCGCGAAATACGCGACCATCGCCGAGCAGCAGCTGACCCAGGGTTGCGACGTGATGCTTCTCGTCGACTACCAGGGTGCCGCTGAAGCCGTCGCCACCAAGGCGAAGGCCGAAGGCATTCCCGTCGTGGCCTACGACCGCCCGTTCAAGGGCGCCGACGTCTACGTGTCGTTCGACAACGAAGAGGTCGGGCGCATGCAGGGGCAGATGGTGCTCGACGGTCTCGAGACCGAGGGCATCGCGCCTGCGGACGCAATCGTCGTCTACATGGGCGGCGACCCCACCGACGGCAACGCGAAGATGTTCCACGACGGCGCAGTCGAGGTCATGGAGGCCGCGGGCATCACCGCAGCCGCCGAGCCTCCGGGGGTGTGGAGCCAGGAGGACTCGCAGACCAACTTCGAGCAGGCGCTGACCGGGCTCGGCGGCAAGGTCGACGGCGTGTGGGTGGCGAACGACACCAACGCGGCGGGCGTCATCAAGGTTCTTCAGGACAACAACCTCAAGGGCGTCGCGGTTTCCGGTCAGGACGCGAACGTCGCGGGTCTGCAGAACATCCTCCTCGGGTGGCAGACCGCCACGGTCTGGAAGCAGGTCAACCTCGAGGCGGACGCCGCGATCGCTGCTGCGATCGCGCTGGTGAACGGCGAGACGCCTGACGCTCCCGCTCAGCTCGACGACGGAACTCCCTACATCACGGTGCCGCCGACTCGCGTCGGTGCGGATGGCGTCAAGGACGTGGTCGCCGCCGGCGACGCCGCGTACGACGATGTCTGCACGCCCGATGTCATGGCCGCCTGTGAGGAGAACGGCGTAACCGAGTAA
- a CDS encoding ATP-binding cassette domain-containing protein, whose protein sequence is MSDTTTAKEPIIELVGVKKSFGPVSVLKGVDLKVYPGKVTALVGDNGAGKSTLIKGLAGVQPYDEGEVRIDGEHRDLHTPRDAGALGIEVVYQDLALCDNLDIVQNMFLGREELATGTFDEGRMEKDASDTLRSLSVRTVKSVRQKVSSLSGGQRQTVAIARAVLKKARVVILDEPTAALGVAQTEQVLNLVKRLSDQGVAVILISHNLADVFEVADDIAVLYLGQMVAQINVADTTRDDVVGYITGTKTLGGVQHMGTTTIVAGGAA, encoded by the coding sequence ATGTCAGACACGACAACTGCAAAAGAACCGATCATCGAGCTGGTCGGCGTCAAGAAATCATTCGGACCCGTCAGCGTCCTCAAGGGCGTCGACCTCAAGGTCTACCCCGGCAAGGTGACCGCCCTGGTCGGCGACAATGGCGCCGGCAAGTCCACCCTCATCAAGGGACTCGCGGGGGTGCAGCCCTATGACGAGGGTGAAGTTCGCATCGACGGCGAGCACCGAGATCTGCACACTCCCCGCGACGCCGGCGCGCTCGGCATCGAGGTGGTGTACCAGGACCTCGCCCTGTGCGACAACCTCGACATCGTGCAGAACATGTTCCTCGGCCGCGAGGAGCTCGCGACCGGCACGTTCGACGAGGGCCGCATGGAGAAGGATGCGTCCGACACGCTGCGGTCGCTCTCGGTCCGCACCGTGAAGTCGGTGCGGCAGAAAGTGTCGTCGCTCTCGGGTGGCCAGCGCCAGACGGTGGCGATCGCCCGAGCCGTGCTGAAGAAGGCGCGCGTCGTCATCCTCGACGAGCCGACCGCCGCTCTCGGCGTCGCCCAGACCGAGCAAGTGCTGAACCTCGTCAAGCGGCTCTCGGACCAGGGTGTCGCCGTCATCCTGATCAGCCACAACCTCGCCGACGTCTTCGAGGTCGCCGATGACATCGCGGTGCTCTACCTCGGCCAGATGGTGGCTCAGATCAACGTTGCGGACACGACCCGCGACGATGTCGTCGGGTACATCACCGGCACCAAGACCCTCGGCGGTGTCCAGCATATGGGCACGACGACCATCGTGGCAGGAGGAGCGGCATGA
- a CDS encoding sugar ABC transporter permease, which yields MTATTRTEAAPDPLASDLIGSGVEGGLGDQIQAWWQRIRSGDMGALPAVGGLVVLGILFSVLSPFFLTERNFANLLNQAATLVVLGMALVFVLLLGEIDLSAGVTGGVGMALFVVLNAQFDVPWPLALLLGFGFGFLIGALIGFFVARVGIPSFVVTLGLFLGLQGLALVVIGPGGLFRVEVPELIALQNGNLPVWAGWALLVIMLAVSAGTSFWDRARRTRAGVPNRAISLVFIKLGVILVIGGAVVFILNQDRGQGVNAVQGVPNVVPIVLVILWIGTFVLDRTKFGRYLYAIGGNAEAARRSGVKVRWIKWWAFVICSSLAVFSALLSVSRVGSVDATVGRDIVLSGVAAAVVGGVSLFGGRGRLIHAAIGALVIAVITNGLGLLNLPAGVNLLVTGAVLILAATVDALSRLRSGGGSRT from the coding sequence ATGACCGCCACAACGAGGACCGAAGCGGCACCCGATCCGCTCGCCAGCGACCTGATCGGCAGCGGCGTCGAAGGCGGCCTGGGCGACCAGATTCAGGCGTGGTGGCAGCGGATCCGCAGCGGCGACATGGGCGCCCTGCCCGCCGTCGGCGGCCTGGTCGTGCTCGGCATCCTGTTCTCGGTACTGAGCCCGTTCTTCCTCACTGAGCGCAACTTCGCCAATCTGCTCAACCAGGCGGCGACGCTCGTCGTCCTGGGCATGGCGCTGGTGTTCGTCCTGCTCCTCGGGGAGATCGACCTGTCGGCCGGTGTCACCGGCGGCGTGGGAATGGCGCTGTTCGTCGTGCTGAATGCCCAGTTCGACGTCCCGTGGCCGCTGGCCCTGCTGCTCGGGTTCGGCTTCGGCTTCCTCATCGGCGCTCTCATCGGCTTCTTCGTCGCGAGGGTCGGCATACCGTCGTTCGTCGTCACGCTGGGTCTGTTCCTTGGTCTGCAGGGCCTCGCGCTCGTCGTCATCGGTCCGGGCGGGCTCTTCCGCGTGGAGGTGCCCGAACTGATCGCGCTGCAGAACGGCAACCTGCCGGTCTGGGCAGGATGGGCGCTGCTCGTGATCATGCTCGCCGTGTCTGCGGGCACGTCGTTCTGGGATCGCGCGCGTCGCACCCGCGCGGGCGTCCCCAACCGGGCGATATCGCTCGTCTTCATCAAGCTCGGCGTGATCCTCGTGATCGGTGGAGCGGTCGTGTTCATCCTCAACCAGGACCGCGGACAAGGGGTGAACGCCGTACAGGGTGTTCCGAACGTGGTTCCGATCGTGCTGGTGATCCTCTGGATCGGCACCTTCGTCCTCGACCGGACGAAGTTCGGCCGCTACCTCTACGCGATCGGCGGCAACGCCGAGGCCGCACGCCGCTCCGGTGTCAAGGTGCGGTGGATCAAGTGGTGGGCGTTCGTGATCTGCTCGAGCCTCGCGGTGTTCTCCGCGCTGCTGAGCGTGTCGCGCGTCGGATCCGTGGATGCGACTGTGGGTCGCGACATCGTGCTGAGCGGCGTCGCAGCGGCCGTCGTCGGTGGCGTCAGCCTCTTCGGCGGGCGCGGCCGGCTGATCCACGCCGCGATCGGTGCGCTCGTGATCGCGGTGATCACCAACGGCTTGGGTCTGCTCAACCTACCGGCCGGCGTCAACCTGCTGGTCACCGGCGCGGTGCTGATCCTCGCTGCGACGGTCGACGCACTGTCGCGACTGCGGTCCGGCGGCGGTTCACGAACCTAG
- a CDS encoding NAD-dependent deacylase: MRIVVLTGAGISAESGIRTFRDAGGLWEGYSVEDVATPEGYERDPDTVLRFYDARRRDASASSPNAAHHALARLEERLGDQVLVVTQNVDDLHERAGARRLAHMHGELRRALCATCDSRPEWDADLIDRPPCPVCGARTLRPDVVWFGELPYDLDRIERAVLACDVFVSVGTSGAVYPAAGYAALAAAFGARTVELNLEPSDALVPFDDARAGFASVLVPAWVDEVLGAPPA; encoded by the coding sequence ATGCGCATCGTGGTCCTCACCGGCGCGGGCATCTCGGCCGAGAGCGGGATCCGGACCTTCCGTGATGCGGGCGGGTTGTGGGAGGGGTACTCCGTCGAGGATGTCGCCACTCCGGAGGGCTACGAGCGCGATCCCGATACGGTGCTGCGCTTCTACGACGCGCGGCGGCGAGACGCATCGGCATCTTCACCCAACGCGGCGCACCACGCGCTGGCACGGCTCGAAGAGCGCCTCGGCGACCAAGTGCTCGTCGTGACGCAGAATGTCGACGATCTTCACGAGCGTGCCGGCGCCCGCAGGCTGGCCCACATGCATGGCGAGCTCCGTCGGGCACTCTGTGCGACATGTGATTCGCGGCCGGAGTGGGACGCCGACCTCATCGACCGCCCTCCGTGTCCGGTATGCGGTGCACGGACGCTGCGCCCGGATGTCGTATGGTTCGGCGAACTGCCGTACGACCTGGACCGCATCGAGCGGGCGGTCCTGGCGTGCGATGTCTTCGTCTCGGTCGGAACCTCGGGCGCCGTCTACCCCGCGGCGGGTTATGCCGCCCTTGCGGCGGCGTTCGGCGCCCGGACCGTGGAACTGAACCTGGAGCCGAGCGATGCGCTCGTGCCCTTCGACGACGCGCGTGCCGGGTTCGCGAGCGTGCTCGTGCCGGCGTGGGTGGACGAGGTCCTCGGCGCCCCACCGGCATGA
- a CDS encoding DUF4921 family protein, which translates to MSDAATGRMPLTRLPDGTVKQIGPLTGTRVWTVPGRANRPITVARDEPRALGPGETERLCAFCEARVLETTPEKSRLVGDDYRELRRVPASELFDTVAEFRRFGNLFEIVSAEYWRENHGFRQPPDVVGWARDYLQDPVGRQHIELLAAVRAAASGVHQSLEEAALDLVGGSHDVVVARRHVVDGATDDDQLLSSGLLTPRAHAEYFAFTVRSLDEIARAQPHAAYVAVFQNWLRPAGASFEHLHKQLVAIDEHGPQVDHELRLLAGDRGLYQHAIADLAVQHGLIVAANEGAVAFAGVGHRYPAFEVYSRSAANLPHEHSPAAVRAMSDIVHALHAATGVHVPTNEEWHYRPPGAPWPMPWRIVLKWRISNPAGFEGGTKIYVNTIDPWELRRRTIGRLTHLRLVGRLAAGIRIGDECAPQDARLAYAD; encoded by the coding sequence GTGAGCGATGCCGCAACTGGGAGAATGCCGCTGACCCGCCTTCCGGACGGGACGGTCAAGCAGATCGGGCCGCTCACGGGCACCCGGGTCTGGACCGTACCGGGCAGGGCGAATCGGCCGATCACGGTCGCGCGGGACGAGCCACGCGCGCTCGGGCCCGGCGAGACCGAACGCCTGTGCGCGTTCTGCGAAGCCCGCGTCCTCGAGACGACGCCCGAGAAGTCGCGGCTGGTGGGCGACGACTACCGGGAACTGCGTCGCGTTCCCGCATCGGAGCTCTTCGACACCGTCGCCGAGTTCCGCCGTTTCGGCAACCTGTTCGAGATCGTCTCGGCAGAGTACTGGCGCGAGAACCACGGCTTCCGCCAGCCCCCCGACGTCGTCGGGTGGGCCCGCGACTACCTGCAGGATCCGGTCGGACGACAGCACATCGAACTGCTCGCAGCCGTGCGGGCCGCCGCATCCGGCGTTCACCAGAGTCTCGAGGAAGCCGCACTCGACCTCGTCGGCGGATCCCACGACGTCGTCGTCGCCCGCCGCCACGTGGTCGACGGCGCGACGGACGACGATCAGCTCTTGTCCTCAGGACTGCTCACGCCGCGCGCGCACGCCGAGTACTTCGCGTTCACCGTGCGGTCGCTCGACGAGATCGCGCGCGCCCAGCCTCACGCCGCGTACGTCGCTGTCTTCCAGAACTGGCTGCGACCCGCGGGTGCGTCGTTCGAGCACCTGCACAAGCAGCTCGTCGCGATCGACGAACACGGCCCGCAGGTCGATCACGAACTCCGGCTGCTCGCGGGCGACCGCGGCCTCTACCAGCACGCCATCGCCGACCTCGCCGTGCAGCACGGGCTCATCGTCGCTGCCAATGAAGGCGCCGTGGCATTCGCAGGGGTGGGGCACCGATATCCCGCGTTCGAGGTCTATTCGCGATCGGCCGCGAACCTCCCTCACGAGCATTCGCCCGCGGCTGTCCGCGCAATGTCCGACATCGTGCATGCGCTCCACGCCGCGACGGGAGTGCACGTACCCACCAATGAGGAGTGGCACTACCGACCGCCCGGAGCGCCCTGGCCCATGCCGTGGCGCATCGTGCTCAAGTGGCGCATCTCGAACCCGGCAGGGTTCGAGGGTGGAACGAAGATCTACGTCAACACGATCGATCCCTGGGAGCTGCGCCGGCGGACGATCGGGCGGTTGACGCACCTGCGGCTCGTGGGGCGTCTCGCAGCCGGCATCCGGATCGGCGACGAATGCGCGCCACAGGATGCCCGGCTCGCGTACGCCGACTGA
- a CDS encoding MDR family MFS transporter, protein MRVSDGVGLRSERGPILLALMLSTFLIAIDSTVLSTAVPTIVDEFGGFEQFAWLFSIYMLAQAASVPVYAKLSDIIGRRPVIYIGIVLFLIGSVLCASAWSMGSLIAFRAVQGLGAGAILPTTMTIAGDIYTVRERARTQGYLASVWAFSSVAGPTLGGLFSQFLSWRWIFWINVPLCLLALWMLWRNYRQPYERHRRPIDYAGALLLTAALVLIVLALLEGGNGWAWMSWQSVGAFGLGGVLLIAFAFVERRAVDPILAPWVFSSRIVVSTSVVSLFVGVVLIGLVSFVPTFLQSTANAVPLAAGLAVAALTLGWPISAGFAGRFYLRIGFRATTLIGSVLAIIGAGLLTVFAFSPSIPLTAVACFVVGLGLGFVAAPSLIAAQSSVDMRRRGVVSGTNMLARSIGSAVGVAVFGAMANAMIAANGGADSPAAIRAGTIAVFVGVGSAAIVMLIACVFIPPVHIAEPETEPSTERATVAPAED, encoded by the coding sequence ATGCGCGTGTCAGACGGTGTGGGGCTGCGCTCGGAACGGGGCCCGATCCTTCTCGCGCTGATGCTGTCGACGTTCCTCATCGCGATCGACTCGACGGTGCTCTCGACCGCGGTGCCGACGATCGTGGACGAGTTCGGCGGATTCGAGCAGTTCGCGTGGCTCTTCTCGATCTACATGCTGGCGCAGGCGGCATCCGTGCCCGTGTACGCGAAGCTCAGCGACATCATCGGCCGGCGCCCCGTCATCTACATCGGAATCGTGCTGTTCCTGATCGGGTCGGTGCTGTGCGCGTCGGCGTGGAGCATGGGTTCCCTCATCGCCTTCCGCGCGGTACAGGGTCTCGGCGCCGGTGCGATCCTGCCGACCACCATGACCATCGCGGGCGACATCTACACGGTTCGCGAGCGTGCCAGGACACAGGGCTACCTGGCCAGCGTGTGGGCGTTCTCGTCGGTCGCCGGCCCGACCCTCGGCGGACTCTTCTCGCAGTTCCTGTCGTGGCGCTGGATCTTCTGGATCAACGTCCCGCTGTGCCTGCTCGCTCTCTGGATGCTGTGGCGCAACTACCGTCAGCCCTATGAGCGGCATCGGCGACCGATCGACTACGCCGGCGCGCTTTTGCTCACTGCCGCGCTGGTGCTGATCGTGCTGGCACTCCTCGAGGGCGGCAACGGCTGGGCGTGGATGTCGTGGCAGAGTGTCGGGGCGTTCGGTCTCGGCGGCGTGCTGCTCATCGCGTTCGCGTTCGTGGAGCGTCGAGCCGTAGATCCGATCCTCGCGCCGTGGGTCTTCTCCAGCCGGATCGTCGTCAGCACATCCGTCGTGTCGCTCTTCGTCGGTGTCGTCCTGATCGGCCTCGTCTCGTTCGTTCCGACATTTCTCCAGTCCACGGCGAACGCCGTGCCACTGGCCGCGGGACTCGCGGTGGCGGCGCTGACGCTCGGCTGGCCGATCTCAGCGGGCTTCGCGGGGCGCTTCTATCTGCGCATCGGATTCCGCGCGACGACGCTCATCGGCAGCGTGCTCGCGATCATCGGCGCGGGCTTGCTCACCGTGTTCGCCTTCTCGCCGTCCATTCCCCTCACCGCGGTCGCCTGCTTCGTCGTCGGGCTGGGTCTCGGTTTCGTCGCCGCTCCGAGCCTCATCGCCGCGCAGTCATCCGTCGACATGCGCCGACGCGGCGTCGTGTCGGGCACCAACATGCTCGCGCGATCGATCGGCAGCGCGGTCGGTGTCGCCGTTTTCGGGGCGATGGCGAACGCGATGATCGCCGCGAACGGCGGTGCCGACAGTCCCGCTGCGATCCGGGCCGGCACGATCGCGGTATTCGTCGGCGTCGGTTCGGCGGCGATCGTCATGCTCATCGCGTGCGTGTTCATCCCGCCGGTCCACATCGCCGAACCTGAGACGGAGCCGTCGACGGAGCGCGCGACGGTGGCCCCGGCGGAGGACTGA
- a CDS encoding ATP-dependent DNA ligase, producing the protein MLLADLVDTVETVTATRSRLAKIEALAAVLRRLRVDEIGPVVGFLTASPRQGRVGVGWRGIASLDAVHAMDPTLTIDQVDEALDALVAASGSGSVAARGATLRELAEQATTAEWDFLSRVILGELRTGALEGVLLDAIARAAGRPADSVRRAAMLSGDLGETALLALTGTAEELDAVGLVVGRAVSPMLASTAATPSEAIGAVGEASVEFKLDGARIQVHRNGDDVRIFTRNLADITHRLPEVVEVVKAMPVTAVILDGETLALDENDAPRPFQDTMSRFGAAAARETVLHPWFFDVLHVDGRDLIDEPLRMRRDELGRIAPEHRIPGEVTSDPDAAERVSQEALAAGHEGVVVKAIDSLYAAGRRGSSWIKVKPVHTFDLVVLAAEWGYGRRQGWLSNLHLGALDETGEFGGGFVMVGKTFKGLTDALLTWQTTRFPEIAVRETPGTVWVAPEIVVEIAIDGVQRSTRYPGGIALRFARVKRYRDDKRPAEADTIQTLRGMLRG; encoded by the coding sequence ATGCTGCTCGCGGACCTGGTCGACACCGTCGAGACCGTCACGGCGACACGCTCGCGCCTCGCCAAGATCGAGGCACTCGCTGCCGTGCTGCGTCGCCTGCGGGTCGATGAGATCGGTCCGGTGGTCGGCTTCCTCACCGCCAGTCCCAGGCAGGGGCGGGTCGGGGTCGGCTGGCGGGGGATCGCATCGCTCGATGCCGTCCACGCGATGGATCCGACGCTGACCATCGACCAGGTCGACGAGGCGCTCGACGCGCTGGTGGCGGCATCCGGATCCGGGTCCGTCGCGGCACGAGGCGCGACCCTGCGTGAACTCGCCGAGCAGGCGACCACGGCGGAGTGGGACTTCCTCAGCCGCGTCATCCTCGGTGAGCTCCGCACAGGAGCGCTCGAGGGCGTGCTGCTCGATGCCATCGCACGCGCCGCCGGACGCCCCGCGGACTCCGTCCGCCGTGCCGCGATGCTCTCGGGCGATTTGGGTGAGACGGCGCTGCTCGCCCTGACCGGGACCGCAGAAGAGCTGGACGCCGTGGGGCTGGTGGTCGGTCGCGCGGTGTCGCCGATGCTCGCCTCGACGGCCGCAACGCCCTCGGAGGCGATCGGTGCGGTGGGCGAGGCATCCGTCGAGTTCAAACTCGACGGCGCCCGCATCCAGGTGCACCGCAACGGCGACGATGTGCGCATCTTCACCCGCAACCTCGCCGACATCACGCATCGGCTGCCCGAGGTCGTCGAGGTCGTGAAGGCGATGCCGGTCACCGCCGTCATTCTCGACGGCGAGACACTCGCCCTCGACGAGAACGACGCGCCGCGGCCGTTCCAAGACACGATGTCGCGGTTCGGGGCCGCGGCGGCTCGCGAGACCGTGCTGCATCCCTGGTTCTTCGACGTGCTCCATGTCGACGGCCGAGACCTGATCGACGAGCCGCTGCGCATGCGGCGCGATGAGCTCGGCAGGATCGCGCCGGAACACCGTATTCCCGGCGAGGTCACGAGTGATCCGGATGCTGCGGAGCGCGTCTCGCAAGAGGCCCTCGCCGCGGGCCACGAGGGCGTCGTGGTCAAGGCGATCGACTCGCTGTACGCGGCAGGACGTCGCGGATCGAGCTGGATCAAGGTCAAACCCGTCCATACGTTCGACCTCGTGGTGCTCGCAGCCGAGTGGGGTTACGGGCGCCGGCAAGGCTGGCTCTCGAACCTGCACCTCGGCGCGCTCGACGAGACAGGAGAGTTCGGCGGGGGATTCGTGATGGTCGGCAAGACCTTCAAGGGACTCACCGACGCGCTGCTGACGTGGCAGACGACCCGCTTCCCCGAGATCGCGGTGCGCGAGACGCCCGGCACGGTCTGGGTCGCTCCGGAGATCGTCGTCGAGATCGCGATCGACGGCGTGCAGCGGTCCACGCGCTACCCCGGCGGGATCGCATTGCGGTTCGCTCGGGTCAAGCGATACCGGGACGACAAACGCCCCGCCGAGGCCGACACGATTCAGACTCTGCGGGGCATGCTCCGCGGCTGA